One genomic segment of Oncorhynchus mykiss isolate Arlee chromosome 10, USDA_OmykA_1.1, whole genome shotgun sequence includes these proteins:
- the LOC110534186 gene encoding 40S ribosomal protein S14, translating to MAPRKGKEKKEEQVIALGPQVAEGENVFGVCHIFASFNDTFVHVTDLSGKETICRVTGGMKVKADRDESSPYAAMLAAQDVAQRCKELGITALHIKLRATGGNRTKTPGPGAQSALRALARSGMKIGRIEDVTPIPSDSTRRKGGRRGRRL from the exons ATGGCACCTCGTAAGGGTAAGGAAAAGAAGGAAGAACAGGTCATCGCCCTGGGACCCCAGGTTGCCGAAGGCGAGAATGTCTTTGGAGTCTGCCACATCTTTGCATCCTTCAACGACACCTTCGTTCACGTCACTGATCTTTCTGGCAA GGAAACTATCTGCCGTGTGACTGGTGGTATGAAGGTGAAGGCCGACAGAGACGAGTCCTCCCCCTACGCCGCCATGTTGGCCGCCCAGGACGTCGCCCAGAGGTGCAAGGAGCTGGGAATCACTGCCCTCCACATCAAGTTGAGGGCCACTGGCGGGAACAG AACCAAGACCCCTGGACCAGGCGCACAGTCTGCTCTCCGTGCCTTGGCTCGTTCTGGCATGAAGATTGGACGCATCG AGGATGTCACCCCTATTCCATCAGACAGCACCCGCAGAAAGGGAGGTCGTCGTGGGCGTCGTCTGTAA